Part of the Brassica oleracea var. oleracea cultivar TO1000 chromosome C8, BOL, whole genome shotgun sequence genome is shown below.
AGAAGAAGAAGAAGAAGCAGGAGAAGAAGCAGGAGAAGAAGAAGAAGAAGAAGAAGCAGAAGAAGAAGAAGAAGAAGAAGCAGAAGAAGAAGAAGATTTGTTGGTGTCTTTGAGAGTAGCAGCAATTTGTACCTGAGGGCCCATAGACGAAGATATGAAGCAGTGTTGGAAACAGCTCCAAGCACAAACTCAATGGTGTGAATGAGCTGGTGCACTAAATTTATCATCATCACCATATATGTACTAGCAGGAAAAATAGCAATTATTGGTACATATATAGTGATGAACCATTCTGAGCCCTAACTTGGAGTAACAACTCAATACCGTGTAATCAATTTCATAAAATAACAAAGATTACAAGAACATATTTAGATCCGTTTAAAAGCTAATTAACTAACAATGGAAACAAACTTTTAAATTAAATATTATTCTTAGTTAAGACTTTTGATTAGGAGAAAATCGGGTACCGGACATGAAATCAGTAAAAGGACTAGTTATCATCAAGGGACATGGCGAACTTGAAGGAGGTAGTAATCCTTGATCATGATGCTTATTATGAAGATGATGAGTAGATTGATGATCAACCACCACTCTCTCAAGGCCTTGATCGTGACGAATGCCTCTGAAAACGTGTCCTCCAATGTTCACCGTCGTCTGATAAGCGTATTGTTCTTTTCCGTCGTCGATTGAACTCACCTTTACGCATCGAAAATCGGCTAGGGAACTCAACTCCGCTGGAAAATGTCTTGTACTAGTGTGGATTCTTACACCTTATAATGACCAGAAAAATTGTTTTCAATATGATAAGTTGTATGATCAAGTGATATTATTGAGTAATTTCATCATTTTATTTGCGTATATATATAATAGGCCATCAAAATAATTATTAACAAACACAAGAGAAGATTTCTCGATCTTGTCAAAGATCATCATAAGGGACTATTGTGGGGTAGTTTGTATTTACTGATATACTAACTACAAATCAATCTACTTTAGTCTTATAAAGATCAAAACTGTATAAAGATTAAAACATCAAGAATAGACCACAAAGTATGACAAATTTCAAGAATTATATAGCCTTTAGTCAAACAAATAATATCAAGAATTATAGTTAAGCAAACGACTTGTTATCATTTCAAATCAAATAAAAACATTGAGAACTGAGAAGAACAAAGCTAATTAATTCATCATCACCAAGCATCACCACATTGATATAGATACATAACCAAAATGTAGACTACTAAATAATGTTCACTTACTAGTCTGGTTTTATATTCATAAGATCCGATAATCCAAATTTTCAGTCTTTAACTATGTCTACACGATTAGGGATTAAAAAAATCAAAATTAGCTTGAAGACCCCAGATCATGAAAATCTCCAAAACCAGATCCTATATGGTGAGAAATCACATCAGATTTATATAAACACACATGGACTTATAGATGAGGCATAAGAAATAACAAAGGTAATTAATAAAGAACCTAATGATGAAGGGGACGAAGATGGGTGTTGTTCTCTGAGACGTTTAGGGTTAATCGTAGCGAGCCCTTTCTGATGCGGTTGCGTTTGCGTTTGCAATTGTTGTTTTTGGGATCTTCTGTAGGCAGGAACCCAAGTGCTCTTGATGTGAGTTTGGCAATGAAAGGATTTTGTTTTGCAGCAAGTTCTGCATCTCATATACACACACTCTTTCTTGGCTTGATTCCCACAGTCTTCACACCTTCTCCCCATTATCATCATCATTTACTACATCTGCCTTCTCACCATACTCCTCTATATATATACAATTAATTATTAGAATATGCCTACCATTTTTGTTCGCTTTGTTGGATCATCTTTATGTACAAAAAGAGAAAGAGGTTCATTTTTTAAAAATTTTATTGAAATAATGGAAAAGTTATGTTCCATTTGGGTCCGTGCTGTGTGCAAGGAATAAATTAGTATGTAAAGTCATTTATGAATTAAAAGTTGTGTTATTGCATGGTAAAATAATTTGAAGAACACAAAGAACTATGTAAATGGAATATATTAAGAGATTTTATCTGTAAATGGAATTGAAAATCTTAGATATATCATGTTTGATGTTTGTTTGTTTTTAAAATTATAAATAACTTGACAAATTGTTTCAAAAAAATAATAATAACTTGACGAATCTATTAACAAAGAGATGATATGTTATCCCCTATATATTAAAGGATAAGCATTTTTAAGAGTTTCCTTAATGGTGTAATGTAAAAATCAGACGTGGCTTCATGAGAGGCTTTTATTTAAAAATTTGCATATGTGTCACGCAGAGAACGTTTGTCACAAAAAATATGAATTTAATGCAATCATTACATTCCTTAAAAATCTTGACACTTTCTTTTCTACGTAACAACATTATTTGTTTTTGATGTTATCACCTTTTCAACGTAACAACCGCAAGCATCAAGCAATCAAGCTTGAAACAACATGGATTCTATTTAAGCAACTTGAGAGAGCTGTGATTTTCACAACTACCATAGTCAGATAGATCATCACATCTCCCTCCTTTTTCGTCTTCTTTCTAGGGTTCTTTTCTTCATCTTCACTCCCCAATTCGTGAAACGCAGAGCAAAAATCATCCTTTTGCAGTTTAACTCAGATTAGGTGTGATGCATATGGATCTGTAGCTCAGAAGTTATATCAACACATGATTGCTTCAAATGCAAATGTTTTCATTTGTGTACTAAAGCTATGGCGAATTGAGAGGAGTAATGGTCAGTTATCTTTAATGAATATTAGTAATCCCTATTAGTTATCCCGCCGAAAATTGTTTATGTTTATGATCAGAACTGAATGGTTGAGTTTTGTAGGTCGCTTCAGACATTTAACAATTGTTGAAGGCTGTTCGGATATTTTATTGATCCTGAGATTTTTTAAATAAAGTACTACAAATCAATGTGAGTTTATAATGGTTTCAGTTTTTTTTTTCCTAACAATAGTTAACCTAATTAGTATATGTTAATAGTATTGATGTTATTTTTTTTTTACTTTCAGGATTCCATTCTGCGTATTTTGATTCAACTTCACGAGAGTTGAATAATTTAATATATTATCTTATGAAAGCTTTACGTTATTTTGGGATTTTTTATTAAAAACTTATTATGTGTTTTTG
Proteins encoded:
- the LOC106309288 gene encoding protein SHI RELATED SEQUENCE 3-like; translation: MMMIMGRRCEDCGNQAKKECVYMRCRTCCKTKSFHCQTHIKSTWVPAYRRSQKQQLQTQTQPHQKGLATINPKRLREQHPSSSPSSLGVRIHTSTRHFPAELSSLADFRCVKVSSIDDGKEQYAYQTTVNIGGHVFRGIRHDQGLERVVVDHQSTHHLHNKHHDQGLLPPSSSPCPLMITSPFTDFMSGTRFSPNQKS